The Canis lupus baileyi chromosome 11, mCanLup2.hap1, whole genome shotgun sequence genome includes a window with the following:
- the PPARA gene encoding peroxisome proliferator-activated receptor alpha isoform X4: MVDTESPICPLSPLEADDLESPLSEEFLQEMGNIQEISQSIGEDSSGSFSFTEYQYLGSGPGSDGSVITDTLSPAPSPSSVTHPAAPGGAEEPSSVALNIECRICGDRASGYHYGVHACEGCKGFFRRTIRLKLAYDKCDRSCKIQKKNRNKCQYCRFHKCLSVGMSHNAIRFGRMPRSEKAKLKAEILTCEQDPEDAETADLKSLAKRIYEAYLKNFNMNKVKARVILAGKASNNPPFVIHDMETLCMAEKTLVAKLVANGIQNKEAEVRIFHCCQCTSVETVTELTEFAKSIPGFANLDLNDQVTLLKYGVYEAIFAMLSSVMNKDGMLVAYGNGFITREFLKSLRKPFCDIMEPKFDFAMKFNALELDDSDISLFVAAIICCGGVTRRKHKQACCTVPRTPSKPGGQSPRSEVTKCSRSVLKTQTLPGW, encoded by the exons ATGGTAGACACAGAAAGCCCGAtttgccccctctccccccttgAGGCTGATGACCTGGAAAGCCCGTTATCTGAAGAATTTCTACAAGAAATGGGAAACATCCAAGAGATTTCTCAGTCCATTGGTGAGGATAGTTCTGGAAGTTTTAGTTTTACAGAATACCAGTATTTAGGAAGTGGCCCGGGATCAGATGGATCTGTTATCACAG ACACGCTCTCACCAGCTCCCAGCCCCTCGTCGGTCACGCACCCGGCGGCTCCCGGTGGTGCCGAGGAACCTTCCAGCGTAGCCTTGAACATTGAATGCAGAATCTGCGGGGACAGAGCCTCGGGCTACCATTACGGAGTCCACGCGTGCGAAGGCTGCAAG GGTTTCTTCCGGCGAACCATCCGGCTGAAGCTGGCCTATGACAAATGTGACCGCAGCTgcaaaattcagaaaaagaacCGGAATAAGTGCCAATATTGTCGTTTCCACAAGTGCCTTTCGGTCGGGATGTCCCATAATG CCATCCGCTTTGGAAGAATGCCACgatcagaaaaagcaaaactgaaagcGGAAATTCTCACTTGTGAACAGGACCCAGAAGACGCAGAGACAGCAGATCTCAAGTCCCTGGCCAAGAGAATTTACGAGGCCTACCTCAAGAACTTCAACATGAACAAAGTCAAAGCCCGGGTCATCCTCGCAGGGAAGGCCAGCAACAACCCG CCCTTTGTCATACATGACATGGAGACGTTGTGCATGGCTGAGAAGACTCTGGTGGCCAAGCTGGTGGCCAATGGCATCCAgaacaaggaggcagaggtgcGCATCTTCCACTGCTGCCAGTGCACATCTGTGGAGACCGTCACGGAGCTCACGGAGTTCGCCAAGTCCATCCCTGGCTTCGCGAACTTGGACTTGAATGATCAGGTCACTCTACTGAAATATGGAGTGTATGAGGCCATATTTGCGATGCTGTCTTCTGTGATGAATAAAGACGGGATGCTGGTAGCCTATGGAAATGGCTTTATAACTCGTGAGTTCCTAAAGAGCCTAAGGAAACCGTTCTGTGATATCATGGAACCAAAGTTTGATTTTGCGATGAAGTTCAATGCACTGGAGCTAGATGACAGCGACATCTCCCTTTTTGTGGCTGCTATCATTTGCTGTGGAG GCGTCACACGCAGGAAGCACAAGCAAGCCTGTTGCACCGTCCCCCGCACCCCCTCAAAGCCGGGAGGCCAGAGCCCCAGGTCTGAAGTCACGAAGTGCTCGCGCAGCGTCCTGAAGACCCAAACTCTTCCCGGGTGGTAA
- the PPARA gene encoding peroxisome proliferator-activated receptor alpha isoform X3 gives MVVGAQLHFQNHPVKMVDTESPICPLSPLEADDLESPLSEEFLQEMGNIQEISQSIGEDSSGSFSFTEYQYLGSGPGSDGSVITDTLSPAPSPSSVTHPAAPGGAEEPSSVALNIECRICGDRASGYHYGVHACEGCKGFFRRTIRLKLAYDKCDRSCKIQKKNRNKCQYCRFHKCLSVGMSHNAIRFGRMPRSEKAKLKAEILTCEQDPEDAETADLKSLAKRIYEAYLKNFNMNKVKARVILAGKASNNPPFVIHDMETLCMAEKTLVAKLVANGIQNKEAEVRIFHCCQCTSVETVTELTEFAKSIPGFANLDLNDQVTLLKYGVYEAIFAMLSSVMNKDGMLVAYGNGFITREFLKSLRKPFCDIMEPKFDFAMKFNALELDDSDISLFVAAIICCGGVTRRKHKQACCTVPRTPSKPGGQSPRSEVTKCSRSVLKTQTLPGW, from the exons ATGGTG gtTGGGGCTCAGCTACATTTCCAGAACCATCCAGTCAAGATGGTAGACACAGAAAGCCCGAtttgccccctctccccccttgAGGCTGATGACCTGGAAAGCCCGTTATCTGAAGAATTTCTACAAGAAATGGGAAACATCCAAGAGATTTCTCAGTCCATTGGTGAGGATAGTTCTGGAAGTTTTAGTTTTACAGAATACCAGTATTTAGGAAGTGGCCCGGGATCAGATGGATCTGTTATCACAG ACACGCTCTCACCAGCTCCCAGCCCCTCGTCGGTCACGCACCCGGCGGCTCCCGGTGGTGCCGAGGAACCTTCCAGCGTAGCCTTGAACATTGAATGCAGAATCTGCGGGGACAGAGCCTCGGGCTACCATTACGGAGTCCACGCGTGCGAAGGCTGCAAG GGTTTCTTCCGGCGAACCATCCGGCTGAAGCTGGCCTATGACAAATGTGACCGCAGCTgcaaaattcagaaaaagaacCGGAATAAGTGCCAATATTGTCGTTTCCACAAGTGCCTTTCGGTCGGGATGTCCCATAATG CCATCCGCTTTGGAAGAATGCCACgatcagaaaaagcaaaactgaaagcGGAAATTCTCACTTGTGAACAGGACCCAGAAGACGCAGAGACAGCAGATCTCAAGTCCCTGGCCAAGAGAATTTACGAGGCCTACCTCAAGAACTTCAACATGAACAAAGTCAAAGCCCGGGTCATCCTCGCAGGGAAGGCCAGCAACAACCCG CCCTTTGTCATACATGACATGGAGACGTTGTGCATGGCTGAGAAGACTCTGGTGGCCAAGCTGGTGGCCAATGGCATCCAgaacaaggaggcagaggtgcGCATCTTCCACTGCTGCCAGTGCACATCTGTGGAGACCGTCACGGAGCTCACGGAGTTCGCCAAGTCCATCCCTGGCTTCGCGAACTTGGACTTGAATGATCAGGTCACTCTACTGAAATATGGAGTGTATGAGGCCATATTTGCGATGCTGTCTTCTGTGATGAATAAAGACGGGATGCTGGTAGCCTATGGAAATGGCTTTATAACTCGTGAGTTCCTAAAGAGCCTAAGGAAACCGTTCTGTGATATCATGGAACCAAAGTTTGATTTTGCGATGAAGTTCAATGCACTGGAGCTAGATGACAGCGACATCTCCCTTTTTGTGGCTGCTATCATTTGCTGTGGAG GCGTCACACGCAGGAAGCACAAGCAAGCCTGTTGCACCGTCCCCCGCACCCCCTCAAAGCCGGGAGGCCAGAGCCCCAGGTCTGAAGTCACGAAGTGCTCGCGCAGCGTCCTGAAGACCCAAACTCTTCCCGGGTGGTAA
- the PPARA gene encoding peroxisome proliferator-activated receptor alpha isoform X2, with translation MVDTESPICPLSPLEADDLESPLSEEFLQEMGNIQEISQSIGEDSSGSFSFTEYQYLGSGPGSDGSVITDTLSPAPSPSSVTHPAAPGGAEEPSSVALNIECRICGDRASGYHYGVHACEGCKGFFRRTIRLKLAYDKCDRSCKIQKKNRNKCQYCRFHKCLSVGMSHNAIRFGRMPRSEKAKLKAEILTCEQDPEDAETADLKSLAKRIYEAYLKNFNMNKVKARVILAGKASNNPPFVIHDMETLCMAEKTLVAKLVANGIQNKEAEVRIFHCCQCTSVETVTELTEFAKSIPGFANLDLNDQVTLLKYGVYEAIFAMLSSVMNKDGMLVAYGNGFITREFLKSLRKPFCDIMEPKFDFAMKFNALELDDSDISLFVAAIICCGDRPGLLNVGHIEKMQEGIVHVLKLHLQTNHPDNIFLFPKLLQKMADLRQLVTEHAQLVQVIKKTESDAALHPLLQEIYRDMY, from the exons ATGGTAGACACAGAAAGCCCGAtttgccccctctccccccttgAGGCTGATGACCTGGAAAGCCCGTTATCTGAAGAATTTCTACAAGAAATGGGAAACATCCAAGAGATTTCTCAGTCCATTGGTGAGGATAGTTCTGGAAGTTTTAGTTTTACAGAATACCAGTATTTAGGAAGTGGCCCGGGATCAGATGGATCTGTTATCACAG ACACGCTCTCACCAGCTCCCAGCCCCTCGTCGGTCACGCACCCGGCGGCTCCCGGTGGTGCCGAGGAACCTTCCAGCGTAGCCTTGAACATTGAATGCAGAATCTGCGGGGACAGAGCCTCGGGCTACCATTACGGAGTCCACGCGTGCGAAGGCTGCAAG GGTTTCTTCCGGCGAACCATCCGGCTGAAGCTGGCCTATGACAAATGTGACCGCAGCTgcaaaattcagaaaaagaacCGGAATAAGTGCCAATATTGTCGTTTCCACAAGTGCCTTTCGGTCGGGATGTCCCATAATG CCATCCGCTTTGGAAGAATGCCACgatcagaaaaagcaaaactgaaagcGGAAATTCTCACTTGTGAACAGGACCCAGAAGACGCAGAGACAGCAGATCTCAAGTCCCTGGCCAAGAGAATTTACGAGGCCTACCTCAAGAACTTCAACATGAACAAAGTCAAAGCCCGGGTCATCCTCGCAGGGAAGGCCAGCAACAACCCG CCCTTTGTCATACATGACATGGAGACGTTGTGCATGGCTGAGAAGACTCTGGTGGCCAAGCTGGTGGCCAATGGCATCCAgaacaaggaggcagaggtgcGCATCTTCCACTGCTGCCAGTGCACATCTGTGGAGACCGTCACGGAGCTCACGGAGTTCGCCAAGTCCATCCCTGGCTTCGCGAACTTGGACTTGAATGATCAGGTCACTCTACTGAAATATGGAGTGTATGAGGCCATATTTGCGATGCTGTCTTCTGTGATGAATAAAGACGGGATGCTGGTAGCCTATGGAAATGGCTTTATAACTCGTGAGTTCCTAAAGAGCCTAAGGAAACCGTTCTGTGATATCATGGAACCAAAGTTTGATTTTGCGATGAAGTTCAATGCACTGGAGCTAGATGACAGCGACATCTCCCTTTTTGTGGCTGCTATCATTTGCTGTGGAG ATCGCCCCGGCCTTCTAAACGTGGGACACATTGAAAAAATGCAGGAGGGCATTGTGCATGTGCTCAAACTTCACCTGCAGACCAACCACCCGGACAACATCTTTCTCTTCCCAAAACTCCTTCAAAAAATGGCAGACCTCCGGCAGCTGGTCACCGAGCACGCACAGCTGGTGCAGGTCATCAAAAAGACGGAGTCGGACGCAGCCCTGCACCCCCTGCTGCAGGAAATCTACAGGGACATGTACTGA
- the PPARA gene encoding peroxisome proliferator-activated receptor alpha isoform X1 has product MVVGAQLHFQNHPVKMVDTESPICPLSPLEADDLESPLSEEFLQEMGNIQEISQSIGEDSSGSFSFTEYQYLGSGPGSDGSVITDTLSPAPSPSSVTHPAAPGGAEEPSSVALNIECRICGDRASGYHYGVHACEGCKGFFRRTIRLKLAYDKCDRSCKIQKKNRNKCQYCRFHKCLSVGMSHNAIRFGRMPRSEKAKLKAEILTCEQDPEDAETADLKSLAKRIYEAYLKNFNMNKVKARVILAGKASNNPPFVIHDMETLCMAEKTLVAKLVANGIQNKEAEVRIFHCCQCTSVETVTELTEFAKSIPGFANLDLNDQVTLLKYGVYEAIFAMLSSVMNKDGMLVAYGNGFITREFLKSLRKPFCDIMEPKFDFAMKFNALELDDSDISLFVAAIICCGDRPGLLNVGHIEKMQEGIVHVLKLHLQTNHPDNIFLFPKLLQKMADLRQLVTEHAQLVQVIKKTESDAALHPLLQEIYRDMY; this is encoded by the exons ATGGTG gtTGGGGCTCAGCTACATTTCCAGAACCATCCAGTCAAGATGGTAGACACAGAAAGCCCGAtttgccccctctccccccttgAGGCTGATGACCTGGAAAGCCCGTTATCTGAAGAATTTCTACAAGAAATGGGAAACATCCAAGAGATTTCTCAGTCCATTGGTGAGGATAGTTCTGGAAGTTTTAGTTTTACAGAATACCAGTATTTAGGAAGTGGCCCGGGATCAGATGGATCTGTTATCACAG ACACGCTCTCACCAGCTCCCAGCCCCTCGTCGGTCACGCACCCGGCGGCTCCCGGTGGTGCCGAGGAACCTTCCAGCGTAGCCTTGAACATTGAATGCAGAATCTGCGGGGACAGAGCCTCGGGCTACCATTACGGAGTCCACGCGTGCGAAGGCTGCAAG GGTTTCTTCCGGCGAACCATCCGGCTGAAGCTGGCCTATGACAAATGTGACCGCAGCTgcaaaattcagaaaaagaacCGGAATAAGTGCCAATATTGTCGTTTCCACAAGTGCCTTTCGGTCGGGATGTCCCATAATG CCATCCGCTTTGGAAGAATGCCACgatcagaaaaagcaaaactgaaagcGGAAATTCTCACTTGTGAACAGGACCCAGAAGACGCAGAGACAGCAGATCTCAAGTCCCTGGCCAAGAGAATTTACGAGGCCTACCTCAAGAACTTCAACATGAACAAAGTCAAAGCCCGGGTCATCCTCGCAGGGAAGGCCAGCAACAACCCG CCCTTTGTCATACATGACATGGAGACGTTGTGCATGGCTGAGAAGACTCTGGTGGCCAAGCTGGTGGCCAATGGCATCCAgaacaaggaggcagaggtgcGCATCTTCCACTGCTGCCAGTGCACATCTGTGGAGACCGTCACGGAGCTCACGGAGTTCGCCAAGTCCATCCCTGGCTTCGCGAACTTGGACTTGAATGATCAGGTCACTCTACTGAAATATGGAGTGTATGAGGCCATATTTGCGATGCTGTCTTCTGTGATGAATAAAGACGGGATGCTGGTAGCCTATGGAAATGGCTTTATAACTCGTGAGTTCCTAAAGAGCCTAAGGAAACCGTTCTGTGATATCATGGAACCAAAGTTTGATTTTGCGATGAAGTTCAATGCACTGGAGCTAGATGACAGCGACATCTCCCTTTTTGTGGCTGCTATCATTTGCTGTGGAG ATCGCCCCGGCCTTCTAAACGTGGGACACATTGAAAAAATGCAGGAGGGCATTGTGCATGTGCTCAAACTTCACCTGCAGACCAACCACCCGGACAACATCTTTCTCTTCCCAAAACTCCTTCAAAAAATGGCAGACCTCCGGCAGCTGGTCACCGAGCACGCACAGCTGGTGCAGGTCATCAAAAAGACGGAGTCGGACGCAGCCCTGCACCCCCTGCTGCAGGAAATCTACAGGGACATGTACTGA